One stretch of Streptomyces hygroscopicus DNA includes these proteins:
- a CDS encoding branched-chain amino acid ABC transporter substrate-binding protein, producing MTSSNMTSSAPGTAAAGEPPTSPAPVLRLRGIGWTVGGTTIVDSVSFDLHEGEFLAFIGPNGAGKTSLFNLVSGITPVSRGTIELDGADVTNEAAYVRARRGLGRTFQTSSLWPGMTVADHVRLAAQAADGGAYRIWRRADPYPELVAKVLARTELAHRADTAADPLSHGEKRKLELAVLLVGEPRLMLLDEPMAGVSAEEVPALTELIRSLHHEEGRTVLMVEHHMDVLLGLADRLAVMHHGTLLALDTPQVVMADPTVQQAYLGEDL from the coding sequence ATGACCTCCTCGAACATGACGTCGAGCGCCCCGGGGACCGCGGCCGCCGGGGAGCCCCCCACCTCCCCGGCGCCGGTCCTCAGACTGCGCGGCATCGGCTGGACGGTCGGCGGCACGACCATCGTCGACTCGGTCTCCTTCGACCTCCACGAAGGAGAGTTCCTGGCCTTCATCGGCCCCAACGGCGCAGGGAAGACCTCCCTGTTCAATCTGGTCAGCGGCATAACCCCCGTTTCCCGGGGCACGATCGAGCTCGACGGCGCCGACGTCACGAACGAGGCCGCCTACGTACGGGCCCGGCGCGGTCTCGGGCGTACCTTCCAGACCTCCAGCCTGTGGCCGGGCATGACGGTCGCCGATCATGTGCGGCTGGCCGCCCAGGCCGCCGACGGCGGCGCGTACCGGATCTGGCGCCGCGCCGACCCGTACCCGGAGCTGGTCGCCAAGGTGCTGGCACGCACCGAACTCGCGCACCGCGCGGACACCGCCGCCGACCCCCTCTCGCACGGCGAGAAACGCAAGCTGGAACTCGCGGTGCTGCTCGTCGGCGAACCCCGGCTGATGCTGCTCGACGAGCCCATGGCGGGCGTGAGCGCCGAGGAAGTGCCCGCCCTCACCGAACTCATCCGCTCGCTGCACCACGAGGAGGGGCGCACCGTGCTCATGGTCGAGCACCACATGGACGTCCTGCTGGGTCTGGCCGACCGGCTCGCCGTGATGCACCACGGCACGCTGCTGGCCCTGGACACCCCCCAGGTCGTGATGGCCGACCCGACCGTGCAGCAGGCATATCTCGGGGAAGATCTGTGA
- a CDS encoding amino acid ABC transporter substrate-binding protein yields MIVHAIESGSATDTTAMVKALEGWSFDGPKGKERIRAADHALLQPMFTAKLKGTGSAAEPELVDSAPMATVAPPVKKAAG; encoded by the coding sequence ATGATCGTGCACGCGATCGAGTCCGGCAGCGCGACCGACACCACTGCCATGGTCAAGGCGCTGGAAGGCTGGAGCTTCGACGGGCCCAAGGGCAAGGAGCGGATCCGCGCCGCGGACCACGCCCTGCTGCAGCCGATGTTCACGGCCAAGCTGAAGGGCACGGGCAGCGCCGCTGAACCAGAGCTGGTCGACAGCGCCCCGATGGCAACGGTCGCTCCCCCGGTGAAGAAGGCGGCGGGCTGA
- a CDS encoding succinyl-CoA:3-ketoacid-CoA transferase: protein MDKVVDSVADAVADIPGGATLAVGGFGLCGIPSTLIAALARTETAGLRVVSNNCGVDDWGLGLLLRAGRIARMTSSYVGENKEFARQYLSGELEVELTPQGTLAERLRAGGSGIPAFFTPAGVGTQVEEGGLPWRYAADGSVAVASPPKEGRDFGGRRYLLEESITADFALVRAEVADRHGNCVFHSAARNFNPLCAMAGRTTLVEAERIVEAGELDPDAVHLPGVYVDRIVAADPVDKRVERRTVRSAAQEA, encoded by the coding sequence ATGGACAAGGTGGTGGATTCGGTCGCGGACGCCGTGGCCGACATCCCGGGCGGGGCGACTCTCGCCGTCGGAGGTTTCGGGCTGTGCGGGATCCCGTCGACGCTGATCGCCGCGCTGGCCCGGACGGAGACGGCGGGGCTGCGGGTGGTGTCCAACAACTGCGGTGTGGACGACTGGGGCCTCGGTCTGCTGCTGCGGGCCGGCCGGATCGCCCGGATGACGTCGTCGTACGTGGGCGAGAACAAGGAGTTCGCGCGGCAGTACCTCTCCGGTGAGCTGGAGGTGGAGCTCACCCCACAGGGCACCCTGGCCGAGCGGCTGCGTGCCGGCGGCAGCGGGATCCCGGCCTTCTTCACCCCGGCGGGCGTGGGAACCCAGGTCGAGGAGGGGGGCCTGCCGTGGCGGTACGCCGCCGACGGCAGCGTGGCCGTAGCCTCCCCGCCCAAGGAGGGCAGGGACTTCGGTGGCCGCAGGTATCTGCTGGAGGAGTCCATCACGGCCGACTTCGCGCTGGTGCGTGCGGAGGTCGCGGATCGGCACGGCAATTGCGTGTTCCACAGCGCCGCCCGGAACTTCAACCCGCTGTGTGCGATGGCGGGCCGGACCACCTTGGTGGAGGCCGAGCGCATCGTGGAGGCGGGGGAGCTCGACCCGGATGCCGTACACCTCCCGGGCGTGTACGTTGACCGGATCGTCGCCGCGGACCCCGTCGACAAGCGCGTCGAGCGCCGCACCGTCCGATCCGCAGCCCAGGAGGCATGA
- a CDS encoding diguanylate phosphodiesterase encodes MSQTTVLSTAALRHLMELLATDASAEQLTAVASRARADGIDDHELKEIDRAVSTALGVRRVLHRQRRREAELTALFDTAGDLAALRDLDAVLHSIVRRARTLLGTDTAYLTLVDEAAQDTFMRVTDGSVSLAFQQLRLKLGEGLGGLVAQTMRPYASPDYRRDERFQHTQTIDHGVLDEGLVAILGVPLLLGSGPAGDHHVIGVLFAADRGPRGFSPDEVALLSSLAAHAAIAIDTARALADAKNAAAELTEANAVIQEHAASTQRAAEAHDRLTDLVLRGSEVSEVAAAVAEFLGGRLTIFDPRGDVLAQAGGEAGACPPDPDALLRAVTRARAEGRSVRDGECWYCAVLAGQELLGSLAFRGRPDLDGPDRRLFERTGTITALLLLLRRTVVETENRVRGELLTDLLEGAGRDPALLAERGHRLGVDLTRPHLMLVAEPETQSDGRLTAWAQQYLFGREGLCCEYEQHVVMLVPDDGTAPGQAARAAAEHLSQGLGTPVSVVATGPCQGLAALPGFYAEGRRCLGAMRVLGLTGDGACAADLGFLGVLLGKEQDTGSFVNRVLGPVLEWDERRGTELVRTLQAYFAVKGSHIRAKDLLHVHVNTVVQRIERIAALLGQDWDHPERALEIQLALRIHLVSQACP; translated from the coding sequence ATGTCGCAGACCACTGTGCTTTCCACCGCCGCCCTACGACACCTGATGGAGTTACTGGCCACGGACGCCTCCGCCGAACAGTTGACGGCGGTGGCCTCGCGCGCCCGCGCCGACGGCATCGACGACCACGAGCTCAAGGAGATCGACCGGGCCGTCTCCACCGCCCTCGGGGTCAGGCGGGTGCTCCATCGCCAACGCCGCCGCGAAGCCGAACTCACGGCGCTGTTCGACACCGCCGGCGATCTGGCCGCCCTGCGTGACCTCGACGCGGTACTGCACTCGATCGTGCGGCGCGCCAGAACCCTGTTGGGGACGGACACCGCCTACCTCACCCTGGTGGACGAGGCCGCCCAGGACACCTTTATGCGGGTCACCGACGGCTCGGTCTCTCTCGCCTTTCAACAGCTCAGGCTCAAGCTGGGCGAGGGCCTGGGCGGGCTGGTGGCCCAGACCATGCGTCCCTACGCATCCCCGGACTACCGCAGAGACGAACGGTTCCAGCACACCCAGACCATCGACCATGGAGTCCTGGACGAAGGTCTCGTCGCCATCCTCGGCGTGCCGCTGCTCCTCGGCTCGGGCCCGGCCGGGGATCACCATGTCATCGGTGTCCTGTTCGCGGCCGACCGCGGCCCCCGCGGCTTCTCCCCGGACGAGGTGGCCCTGCTCAGCTCGCTCGCCGCGCACGCCGCCATCGCGATCGACACCGCCAGGGCGCTCGCCGATGCCAAGAACGCCGCGGCGGAACTCACCGAGGCCAACGCCGTCATCCAGGAACACGCGGCATCCACGCAGCGCGCCGCGGAAGCGCACGACCGGCTGACCGACCTCGTACTGCGCGGCTCGGAGGTATCCGAAGTGGCCGCCGCGGTGGCTGAGTTCCTCGGCGGCCGACTGACCATCTTCGACCCGCGCGGCGACGTGCTGGCCCAAGCGGGCGGCGAAGCGGGAGCCTGTCCGCCGGATCCCGACGCACTCCTGAGAGCCGTCACCCGTGCCCGTGCCGAGGGCCGCTCCGTCCGCGACGGCGAGTGCTGGTACTGCGCCGTCCTGGCCGGACAGGAGCTGCTGGGGAGCCTCGCCTTCCGCGGGCGCCCGGACCTCGACGGCCCCGACCGCCGGCTGTTCGAGCGCACCGGCACCATCACCGCGCTGCTCCTGCTGCTGCGCCGTACCGTCGTCGAAACCGAGAACCGCGTGCGCGGCGAACTGCTCACCGACCTCTTGGAGGGAGCGGGCCGCGATCCCGCGCTCCTCGCCGAACGCGGGCACCGGCTCGGTGTGGACCTGACCCGGCCGCACCTGATGCTGGTCGCCGAGCCCGAGACGCAGTCGGACGGCAGGCTGACTGCATGGGCCCAGCAGTACCTCTTCGGCCGCGAGGGCCTGTGCTGCGAGTATGAGCAGCACGTGGTCATGCTGGTCCCCGACGACGGAACAGCGCCCGGTCAGGCCGCCCGCGCCGCCGCCGAACATCTCTCCCAAGGGCTCGGTACACCCGTCAGCGTGGTCGCCACGGGACCGTGCCAGGGGCTGGCGGCCCTGCCCGGCTTCTACGCCGAGGGCCGCCGCTGTCTGGGCGCCATGCGCGTGCTGGGCCTCACCGGTGATGGTGCCTGTGCCGCGGATCTGGGCTTCCTCGGTGTTCTCCTGGGCAAGGAACAGGACACCGGAAGCTTCGTCAACAGGGTCTTGGGCCCCGTCCTGGAGTGGGACGAACGCAGGGGAACCGAACTGGTCAGGACGCTTCAGGCGTATTTCGCCGTGAAGGGCAGCCACATCCGGGCCAAGGACCTGCTACATGTCCACGTCAACACCGTGGTGCAGCGGATCGAGCGGATCGCCGCGCTCCTGGGGCAGGACTGGGACCACCCGGAACGCGCGCTGGAGATCCAGCTCGCGCTGCGGATCCACCTTGTTTCCCAGGCCTGCCCGTAG
- a CDS encoding 3-hydroxybutyrate dehydrogenase: MDTTRTTEGDAARHAGLDASVVPASQFLQGRSALVTGAASGIGRACAVALADAGAFVYVVDLAKEAAERVAEEIGGSPCVTDLSDPTAIDALPTAIDIVVNNAGLQHVAPLHEFPPDRFALIQKIMVEAPFHIIRRALPHMYARGWGRIVNLSSVHGLRASAFKGAYVTAKHAMEGLSKVAALEGAPHGVTSNCVNPGYVRTPLVEAQLADQARSHGIAESEVLEKIMLERSAIKRLIEPEEVASAVLWLCSESAGFVTGASLPLDGGWTAH; this comes from the coding sequence ATGGACACCACCCGCACCACCGAGGGCGACGCTGCCCGGCACGCCGGCCTTGACGCATCCGTCGTCCCCGCAAGCCAGTTCCTGCAAGGGCGCAGCGCCCTGGTGACCGGCGCGGCGAGTGGCATCGGACGGGCTTGTGCCGTCGCCCTCGCCGACGCCGGGGCCTTCGTGTACGTCGTCGATCTGGCCAAGGAAGCCGCCGAGCGGGTGGCCGAGGAGATCGGCGGCAGCCCTTGCGTGACCGACCTCTCCGACCCGACAGCCATCGACGCCCTCCCCACCGCCATCGACATCGTCGTCAACAATGCCGGGCTCCAGCACGTCGCGCCGCTGCACGAGTTCCCACCGGACCGTTTCGCCCTCATCCAGAAGATCATGGTCGAGGCGCCGTTCCATATCATCCGGCGCGCTCTTCCCCACATGTACGCGCGGGGGTGGGGCCGCATCGTGAACCTCTCCTCCGTACACGGCCTGCGGGCCTCGGCCTTCAAAGGCGCCTACGTGACCGCCAAGCACGCGATGGAAGGGCTGAGCAAGGTGGCCGCCCTGGAGGGGGCGCCCCATGGCGTCACGTCGAACTGCGTGAACCCCGGGTACGTCCGCACCCCCTTGGTCGAGGCCCAGCTCGCCGACCAGGCCCGCTCGCACGGCATCGCGGAGTCGGAAGTACTGGAGAAGATCATGCTGGAGCGCAGCGCCATCAAACGCCTCATCGAGCCGGAGGAGGTCGCCTCCGCGGTGCTGTGGCTGTGTTCCGAGAGCGCCGGCTTCGTCACCGGCGCCTCGCTGCCCCTGGACGGTGGCTGGACCGCGCACTGA
- a CDS encoding MFS transporter: protein MSVGVFCIQLDAFALNLALPQIGRDLHAGGAGLQWVTSAYLLSTGTLMLGAGRLGDLFGRRRLLIQGLAVFGASSLVCALAPTLHVLVGARVAQGAGAAMVMPVGLSLLTNVYPSELRGRATGRALGIGGIATACGPFIGSALTDAVSWRAVFWLNVPFAALGAAWASRTAESYDTSAPRRVDWRGLATATAALVTLAVVVDRGRHWQWPVILAGLAAAAALLTWFVRHERVAASPLVELTLFRNGPYVALTLAGAVANTATVMFLFVVPLTLQGQWDLSVAVAGIAFLAPALAMALAGPIAGRVPPPAAVRVMTICLGAEAVVLACLAWSSSLGVYLVAATVGGVVLGMANSLTLVATQGVIRPERAGEASGVTKTVITVAAGLGVALAGAVADQKRGVGSEAASDTALQITALGCMATCVILAVWLGAHERRRRDACPADHETASEERRRGAGSLAVRPARAERAGPASHEKKTRMGGAAMGRLRRPVRRAVKVALGRRRGDRSTRSE, encoded by the coding sequence ATGTCCGTGGGCGTGTTCTGCATCCAGCTCGACGCGTTCGCCCTGAACCTGGCCCTGCCGCAGATCGGTCGCGATCTCCACGCCGGAGGCGCCGGCCTGCAATGGGTGACCAGCGCGTATCTGCTGTCCACCGGGACCCTCATGCTGGGTGCCGGACGCCTCGGCGACCTGTTCGGACGGCGACGCCTGCTGATCCAGGGCCTCGCCGTCTTCGGCGCGTCGTCCCTGGTCTGCGCGCTCGCCCCGACGCTGCACGTCCTGGTCGGCGCCCGGGTGGCCCAGGGGGCGGGGGCCGCGATGGTCATGCCGGTGGGTCTGTCCCTGCTGACGAACGTCTACCCCAGCGAACTGCGAGGCCGAGCCACCGGCCGGGCGCTGGGCATCGGCGGAATCGCCACCGCCTGCGGCCCGTTCATCGGCAGTGCCCTCACCGACGCGGTGTCCTGGAGGGCGGTGTTCTGGCTCAACGTCCCCTTCGCCGCGCTGGGCGCGGCATGGGCCTCGCGTACCGCCGAGAGCTATGACACCAGCGCGCCCCGGAGGGTCGACTGGCGCGGGCTGGCCACCGCGACAGCCGCGCTCGTCACCCTTGCCGTCGTCGTCGATCGCGGCCGCCACTGGCAGTGGCCCGTCATCCTGGCCGGCCTGGCCGCCGCGGCGGCCCTGCTGACCTGGTTCGTACGGCATGAACGGGTGGCGGCGAGCCCGCTGGTCGAGCTCACGCTCTTCCGCAACGGGCCCTACGTGGCGCTGACGCTCGCCGGGGCCGTCGCCAACACCGCGACGGTCATGTTCCTGTTCGTCGTGCCCCTGACGCTCCAGGGGCAGTGGGACCTGTCCGTCGCCGTGGCGGGCATCGCCTTCCTCGCCCCGGCACTGGCCATGGCACTCGCCGGTCCGATCGCCGGCCGTGTGCCACCACCCGCCGCGGTACGCGTGATGACCATCTGCCTCGGCGCGGAAGCCGTCGTCCTCGCGTGCCTGGCCTGGTCCTCATCGCTCGGTGTGTATCTGGTCGCGGCCACCGTGGGCGGAGTGGTTCTCGGGATGGCCAACTCACTGACCCTCGTCGCCACCCAGGGTGTGATCAGACCGGAGCGGGCCGGGGAGGCGTCCGGAGTCACCAAGACGGTCATCACGGTGGCGGCGGGCCTCGGTGTTGCCCTGGCCGGGGCTGTCGCCGACCAGAAACGCGGCGTGGGTTCGGAAGCGGCCTCCGACACCGCATTGCAGATCACCGCCCTGGGATGCATGGCCACCTGTGTGATCCTCGCCGTGTGGCTCGGGGCCCATGAGCGACGGCGACGGGATGCGTGTCCCGCGGACCACGAGACCGCGTCCGAGGAGCGCCGTCGTGGCGCGGGCTCCCTCGCGGTCCGCCCCGCACGCGCAGAGCGCGCGGGGCCCGCGTCCCACGAAAAGAAGACGCGCATGGGCGGCGCCGCGATGGGGCGGCTGCGCCGGCCGGTCCGGCGCGCGGTGAAGGTGGCGCTCGGACGCCGACGCGGGGACCGGTCCACGCGGTCGGAGTGA
- a CDS encoding cytochrome P450, which translates to MTTSADDRHAVRRATTVALPDPPGAPFPGVLAHHPGPSRLHGHAPAFHQTTVVRGEPASHYFRASGISALAEENGGLCTFWMGQRLALYQITNVPLAGDDALAPSTDANRELFGDFMGSMPHDHPDRPGKRAAVERSLGSAKFVERLEPAVRRHTADHLCRTAGQEIPLDDFTLSLTAYVDSMIPGVLDLTQRPLPEYLRSAEYGHVVRGFFDLASDVISNDNPRAMREFDVIVPFVRDLLTANFESLAEAPDSNLIRRYFALWGRPFTRGGVAALDPAQIKELGTIIVATYDTTALSLMWALGYVESTPKVRTAIVAEARNGGGDRRCPRGGSSPSVIDLAVLEAVRLGGSNPSALWRRTTEPFTLHHRGARATVPPGTMLWLDRRQANRDPAVFPEPCRFAPANIQAIVRSDRETVSSLLSRGRYEINSFSMINAERNPRKCPGRLFSVRMQALVLSELYGHYTVSTQGVDLRLKRHASMPRPARPGTITILRDTGTPREPSR; encoded by the coding sequence GTGACCACCTCGGCCGACGACCGCCACGCCGTCCGCAGGGCTACGACCGTGGCCCTGCCGGACCCGCCCGGCGCGCCATTCCCAGGAGTGCTGGCCCATCATCCGGGCCCCAGTCGGCTGCACGGCCACGCCCCGGCATTCCACCAGACGACCGTGGTACGGGGGGAACCCGCCTCGCACTACTTCCGCGCATCCGGCATCAGCGCCCTCGCCGAGGAAAACGGCGGCCTGTGCACGTTCTGGATGGGGCAGCGACTCGCCCTTTACCAGATCACCAACGTACCCCTGGCCGGCGACGATGCCCTGGCACCTTCCACCGACGCCAACCGCGAGTTGTTCGGCGACTTCATGGGCTCCATGCCCCACGACCACCCGGATCGCCCGGGGAAGCGGGCGGCGGTCGAACGCTCCCTCGGCAGCGCCAAGTTCGTGGAGCGCCTCGAGCCCGCCGTCCGGCGGCACACGGCCGACCACCTGTGCCGGACGGCGGGGCAGGAGATCCCGCTCGACGACTTCACGCTGTCCCTGACGGCGTACGTGGACAGCATGATCCCCGGCGTTCTCGACCTCACCCAGCGGCCTCTGCCGGAATACCTGCGCTCGGCGGAGTACGGCCACGTGGTCCGTGGCTTCTTCGACCTCGCCTCCGATGTCATCAGCAACGACAACCCACGGGCGATGCGGGAGTTCGACGTCATCGTCCCATTCGTGCGCGATCTGCTGACGGCCAACTTCGAGTCCCTCGCCGAGGCTCCTGACTCCAACCTGATCCGGCGATACTTCGCGCTGTGGGGACGTCCCTTCACACGCGGTGGCGTCGCCGCTCTGGACCCGGCGCAGATCAAGGAACTCGGCACGATCATCGTGGCGACGTACGACACCACGGCGCTGAGCCTGATGTGGGCACTGGGCTATGTGGAGAGCACACCGAAGGTCAGGACCGCCATTGTGGCGGAGGCACGGAACGGCGGTGGCGACCGCCGGTGCCCGCGCGGCGGATCGTCCCCGTCCGTGATCGACCTCGCGGTCCTGGAAGCGGTACGACTGGGCGGCAGCAACCCCAGCGCCCTGTGGCGCCGCACGACCGAGCCCTTCACCCTGCACCACCGGGGAGCGCGGGCGACCGTTCCGCCGGGCACCATGCTGTGGCTGGACCGGCGGCAGGCCAACCGCGATCCGGCGGTCTTCCCGGAGCCGTGCCGCTTCGCCCCCGCCAACATCCAGGCCATCGTCCGCTCCGATCGTGAAACGGTTTCGTCCCTGCTCTCCCGGGGGCGCTACGAGATCAACTCTTTCAGCATGATCAACGCCGAGCGGAACCCGCGTAAATGCCCTGGCCGCCTCTTCTCCGTGCGGATGCAGGCCCTCGTCCTCTCCGAGCTGTACGGCCACTACACGGTCAGTACACAGGGTGTCGACCTCCGGCTGAAGCGCCACGCTTCCATGCCCCGCCCCGCACGGCCCGGAACGATCACCATCCTCCGCGACACCGGCACACCGAGGGAGCCGAGCCGATGA
- a CDS encoding ABC transporter ATP-binding protein produces the protein MTALLDVRDINVTIARTKVLTDVSLALDSGEALGIIGETGSRKTMTLRAITGLLSSIGCRIESGAVHVDGRDVTREPLRSRQRALRGIVSMVPQASMSSLDPLQRIGSQVREALRLTRRTRATDDDVRHALEAVRLTPTEALLRSRPHELSGGMRQRVVIALALASEPRLLLADEPTTALDASVRSSVLNLFTGLRIERRLGLVIVSHDINAIASATDRVVVMNQGRVVETGRTAEVLRSPRDPYTRMLVGALPERTPRGYYLLARRGSEDAQAATDGGCVPVPARAVPTGNVPTVEARRLHFSYGDRQVLHDIHVRVRAGERLGIVGESGSGKSTPARLLTGVLPASVSRLPAPWPRIRPSSSPTNRRRRWISPCRRRS, from the coding sequence ATGACCGCTCTGCTCGACGTCCGCGACATCAACGTCACCATCGCACGGACGAAGGTGCTCACCGACGTGTCCCTCGCGCTCGACAGCGGTGAGGCGCTCGGCATCATCGGTGAGACCGGCTCCAGGAAGACCATGACCCTGCGCGCCATCACGGGGCTGCTGTCCTCGATCGGCTGCCGGATCGAGTCCGGCGCGGTCCACGTCGACGGCCGCGACGTGACCCGTGAGCCCCTGCGGAGCCGACAGCGCGCCCTCCGCGGGATCGTGTCGATGGTGCCGCAGGCGAGCATGTCGAGCCTCGACCCGCTGCAGCGAATCGGCAGCCAGGTGCGCGAAGCCCTGCGGCTGACCCGGCGCACCCGGGCAACCGATGACGATGTCCGCCACGCGCTCGAGGCGGTGCGGCTCACCCCGACCGAAGCACTGCTGCGCTCGCGGCCTCACGAACTCTCCGGTGGGATGCGGCAGCGGGTGGTGATCGCGCTCGCGCTCGCGTCCGAACCGCGCCTGCTCCTCGCCGATGAGCCGACCACCGCTCTGGACGCGTCCGTCCGCTCCAGTGTGCTGAACCTCTTCACCGGGCTGCGGATCGAGCGTCGGCTCGGGCTCGTGATCGTCTCTCACGACATCAACGCGATCGCGTCCGCGACCGATCGCGTCGTCGTCATGAACCAGGGGCGGGTGGTCGAGACCGGCCGCACCGCCGAGGTGCTCCGAAGCCCGCGGGATCCGTACACGCGGATGCTCGTCGGTGCCCTTCCGGAACGCACGCCTCGCGGGTACTACCTCCTGGCCCGCCGCGGGAGCGAGGACGCACAGGCCGCCACCGACGGCGGGTGCGTACCGGTTCCGGCCCGAGCGGTGCCGACCGGGAACGTGCCGACGGTCGAGGCTCGTCGGCTGCACTTCTCCTACGGCGACCGGCAGGTTCTGCACGACATCCACGTCCGCGTCCGGGCCGGCGAGCGGCTCGGGATCGTCGGCGAGTCCGGCAGTGGGAAGTCCACGCCCGCCCGGCTGCTCACCGGCGTCCTCCCCGCCAGCGTGTCTCGATTGCCCGCGCCCTGGCCGCGAATCCGTCCATCCTCGTCGCCGACGAACCGACGTCGGCGCTGGATCTCTCCGTGCAGGCGGCGATCGTGA
- a CDS encoding RpiR family transcriptional regulator — MTVTDLATVSRSSVGSVVRFCKDLGLKGFHEFKLQLAAEAPAGAGDHDVAQDGTPSAIIASVFQSTSRSIAAAESSIDPKEFERAVHALDAARRIVLVSAGPSAPLAMDTALRFRSAGLPIENPADPISQHICASMLTGGDVCLAISHTGRTRETVAAAEAARDVGATVVAVTSFYRSPLVAASSVALVAGSGETRFQIEAMMSRFVHLAVLDALYSAVTAENAERTLRGAALSARAEETHRI; from the coding sequence ATGACGGTCACCGACCTCGCCACGGTGTCGCGAAGCTCCGTGGGCAGCGTAGTGCGGTTCTGCAAGGACCTCGGGCTCAAGGGGTTCCACGAGTTCAAGCTGCAGCTCGCGGCGGAGGCGCCGGCCGGCGCAGGTGATCACGACGTCGCGCAGGACGGAACACCGAGCGCGATCATCGCGTCGGTGTTCCAGTCGACGTCCCGGTCGATCGCGGCGGCGGAATCGAGCATCGACCCGAAGGAGTTCGAGCGCGCGGTCCACGCGCTCGACGCCGCGCGGCGGATCGTGCTGGTCTCGGCCGGCCCGTCCGCGCCGTTGGCAATGGACACCGCCCTGCGGTTCCGCAGCGCCGGCCTGCCGATCGAGAATCCCGCGGACCCGATCTCACAGCACATCTGCGCGTCGATGCTCACCGGGGGCGACGTATGCCTGGCGATCAGCCACACCGGCAGAACGCGCGAGACGGTGGCCGCGGCGGAAGCGGCCCGTGATGTCGGCGCGACGGTCGTCGCGGTGACGAGCTTCTACCGCTCACCGCTGGTCGCGGCCTCGTCGGTGGCCCTCGTCGCGGGTTCCGGCGAGACCCGGTTCCAGATCGAGGCGATGATGAGCCGGTTCGTCCATCTCGCGGTCCTGGACGCGCTCTACTCCGCGGTGACCGCGGAGAACGCCGAACGCACCCTGCGCGGCGCGGCGCTGTCCGCGCGCGCCGAAGAGACGCACCGGATCTGA
- a CDS encoding GntR family transcriptional regulator — translation MPHVTRSATGYSTWRLIADQLRSEIVDGSFPPEVKLPTEGELADRFGVHRNTVRQSVAALAAEGLVATRQGSGTFVVPHPLLVHRISLRTRLSESGRPGATSHRPIAAEIVASPPHEVATRLRLDGRPALRVETVADVNGSTVARSTAWFDVALTPDLDIHLRQTRSITKALRAVGIDDYVRTWSAVSSRIANGTETEDMNLPAGSIVLVVRSVNTLVDRTPLQYTNTRFRADRVELDIDFDAFKDLGGH, via the coding sequence ATGCCTCATGTGACACGTTCCGCCACCGGTTACTCGACGTGGCGCCTCATCGCCGACCAACTCCGCAGCGAGATCGTCGACGGCTCGTTCCCGCCCGAAGTGAAACTGCCGACCGAGGGTGAGCTCGCCGACCGATTCGGCGTGCACCGCAACACCGTGCGGCAGTCCGTCGCGGCCCTCGCCGCCGAGGGCCTGGTGGCGACGCGCCAGGGCAGCGGCACGTTCGTCGTCCCGCACCCACTCCTGGTGCACCGGATCAGCCTGCGCACGCGCCTCAGCGAGAGCGGCCGGCCGGGCGCGACGTCACACCGGCCGATCGCCGCGGAGATCGTGGCAAGCCCACCGCACGAAGTAGCCACCCGGCTGCGGCTCGACGGACGGCCCGCGCTGCGGGTCGAGACGGTCGCCGACGTGAACGGGAGCACGGTCGCGCGGTCGACCGCCTGGTTTGACGTCGCCCTGACGCCGGACCTCGACATCCACCTGCGGCAGACCCGATCCATCACCAAGGCGCTTCGCGCGGTCGGCATCGACGACTACGTCCGCACCTGGAGCGCGGTCAGCTCCCGCATCGCGAACGGGACCGAAACCGAGGACATGAACCTTCCGGCGGGATCGATCGTCCTTGTCGTGCGGTCCGTCAACACGCTTGTCGACCGCACGCCACTGCAGTACACGAACACGCGCTTCCGGGCCGATCGCGTTGAACTCGACATCGATTTCGACGCGTTCAAGGACCTCGGCGGGCACTGA
- a CDS encoding lyase gives MRGRRPVSSPTPGAPGKRPPEIEAIRGPEAGLVMVRGRVGAGGDRFNLGEATVTRATVRLHGGPLAAATVGSAYVLGTDFEHAWFAAAFDGLLADEKLRAQVLNDVVAPLERGQASHDDARQAEARSTKVDFFTVAREHV, from the coding sequence TTGCGCGGGCGTCGGCCCGTCAGCTCGCCGACGCCTGGGGCGCCTGGGAAGCGCCCCCCCGAGATCGAGGCGATCCGCGGCCCCGAAGCGGGGCTGGTCATGGTCCGCGGCCGGGTGGGCGCCGGCGGGGACCGGTTCAACCTCGGTGAGGCGACGGTGACCCGCGCCACAGTACGGCTTCACGGCGGCCCGCTCGCGGCGGCCACCGTCGGCAGTGCGTACGTGCTCGGGACCGACTTCGAGCACGCCTGGTTCGCGGCGGCGTTCGACGGTCTGTTGGCGGACGAGAAGCTGCGCGCACAGGTGCTCAACGACGTCGTCGCGCCGCTGGAGCGTGGCCAGGCGTCCCACGACGACGCCCGACAAGCCGAAGCGCGCAGCACCAAGGTCGACTTCTTCACGGTCGCGAGGGAACACGTATGA